AATTCTTTTCAAGTAAAAAATTACTCGCATTGACAGGATAACTGCGTAAGTCAAAAGCATTTTTGCTCAAGATCAAAAGCCGCTCACTAATGCAAATCAGAAATATTGCAATAATCAAAAGCTTAGTTGGAAAATAACGCAAATACTTAACGCAATTCTCCTCAAGTAAGCTAAACGCCTGATTCAATTTGCCCGTACTACGCTGGCGCTGTTCTTTCCAACAATCTGCTAGCAAAGCAACTGTTGCGATTAACGCATAGGGCATAAATTTCGTAATCGATAACCCGAGCAAGATAAAAAATAACGTGCAAAGTAAACGCCCGGGCTGCATGGCGACACGCTGCTTATCTTGCAAAATCAGAACTTGCATGAAAACGATTAATAAAATTAGCGCCGCGACAGAATACTTCATGATATTGGCAGGCTTAAACTCATTAATCTCATTGTAGATAAAGGGATGATTTGTTTTATGCGCTAAAACCGACCACTCCGCGCCAAAATATGGAGTTAAAAAAGTTCCAAACAAGGCACAAGCTAGCGGCACAATTAATCCTCGTGAGCGGATTGAGCTTTTTAATTGGGCCAGGTCGAGCGCATCTAGTCGCCAACTCCAGAGTAACAACGCAATCACCCCAAAAACAGCAGTTAAATGTGTATTTGACCAGAGCGAAAAAATTCCCGTGATCAAGAGTAGCTCAAGATAGTTATAATTATTTCTCTTGCAATGCAGTCGATCGGCCAGATAGATTACTGTTGCAAAAAGAACATAGGTTAATGTCTGAGGCCGAAGCGCAAAATGGTCAGTACAACCAGCAACAACAAAGAGTGTTAAAAAAGCAGCAAAAAAAGAGCTCCCTGCGAGGCGGAATAATAACGACCCCACTGCACAGGTAAAGAGAATACTCAGAGAAATTAATAAGCAAATTAAAAAATCTCGGCCAAGATGGTCATGGACCCAGGCGTAGACAATTTCATTACTCCAAGAGTAAGCGCGCCAGAGCTTACCTGCACCCGTAATATTCCATTGATCGCTTGTCGGAATAGACCCCTGGGCAAGAATCCAGCGACCTGAGACTATGTGCCACCACAGGTCGCCATCCGAAATGGGCTGCACAACGTAAAGACTTAAAGCACCGATAAAACCCAATAAAACAGTTAAATCGAGCAGCTTAGAGGTAGTATTTCCCTTAATTTCTTCGGACATTCAACGCTCTAGTCAAAATAAGCTAATAATATCAATATCTTAGCAAGCTTAATCTTTCCCCACGATGTTTTACTTAATGGCACACTTTTCATTATGCGGCCATAACAGATTATAGAAACTAAGAAACATTTGCCTTTGGGCAATGTGGATTTTTGGAAGGAGGCGTGAATGGCACGCTTCGTAGTCACCGTAGGAGGTAATTATGGTTAGTATAAAAAGACTGAGCGACAAGTATCGAACCCTGTGTGGTCGTACTTATGCTCATTTTAGTGTTCACGCTGAAAAGTATTCAGCAGTTTTATTGTTTGTATTTGGTATCGCTCTTTTAGCTCACGGCTTAGCTGCTGAGTCTATCGCGCAGCAAAATCTAGGTGCGCCTGGAGTAAGAAACGAAGATAACCGCCTTTACGAAGTCGGCGATCGTCTATTCTTCTTGCTTGAAGGTAACCTTGGCGCGTTGATTATGATCACAGCAGGTTTAGGTGCGATCGTAAGTGCCGCTTTAGGTGCTTATCGCGCAGCCCTTGGACTTTTAGTAGTTGCAGTTGGAGCATTCATCCTACGTTCACTCGTTCGTATGTTCTTCAACTTCGAAGTCGGCGACGACCCAACTCAATAAGAAGTTTGAAATACAAACCAAAAAAGGGAGCCCTGTGCTCCCTTTTTTATTGCTAAAAACCCGCCCAAATTGCGAAAACTGGCTTATCCTCGATAGCTCAAGTTAAACTCCGACTTAAACATTTTGAGGGCAATCTATGTATACAATAATTGTCGGACTTAATGTCGTAAACGAAGAAGAATATAAATTGTATCGTGAGGGCATGACTCCCATGGTACATGCAGTCAACGGATACTTTCGCTACGATTTTAAAATTCTGGAAACACTAAAAACTGAAGCCACGCACCCGATTAACCGTCTCTTTTTACTTTCCTTTCCGAGTAAAACTGTTTCAGAACAGTTCTTTGCTGATCCAAAATATCTCGAAGTACGCCGTGCCCACTTTGATAAAGCCGTAAAAGGTCGTACGCAATTAGCTCAAATTGGCGAATAAGCTACTGGGAAAGCTCTCCAAGAGACTGTAGCACTGCTGCTATTTCTTGTTCAGTATCCCCGACACTAGCATCAAAGCTTTGGCCAGTAATACGCTGATAGAGATCAAGATAACGCTCCGCAATCTCCACGCGAAAATCATCTGGCAAAATCGGAGGCACCCCTTCACCCATGTAGCCACGAGCAATTAACCAACGCCGTAAAAACTCTTTATCGAGCATCTCCGGGTCTTCACCCGCGGCAAAACGATCGGCATAAGAGTCAGCAATCCAGTAACGACTTGAATCTGGAGTATGGATTTCATCCGCCAGATAAACCTCAACCGCGCCGCCTGGTTTACGTAAAATCCCAAACTCATACTTAGTATCAACCAAAATTAAACCGCGTTCCTGGGAAAGTTTCTGACCAATTGCAAAAACCTTAAGAGCTTTTTCGCAGATTTCACCCCAAATAGCGCTTGTCGTAATCCCACGCTTCACGATTTCGTTACTAGCAATCGGCAAATCATGTTTGCCTACAGCTTCTTTGGTCGAAGGCGTTAAAATTGGTTGTGCAAATGCCTGGTGCTTTTTCATCCCCCGTGGCAATTCAATTCCAGACACGGCACGCCCTGCCTCATAATCTCGCCACGCACTGCCCGTTAAATAGGCCCGCACCACGACTTCAATCGGAACAATCTCTAATTCATGGCCAATAAATACATTAGGGTGTGGAGTGCTGAGCACATGATTCGGCACGATATGCCGAGTTTGGTCAAACCAATATTTAGCGATTCCCGATAATACTGCACCCTTAAATGGGATTGATGATAAAACCACGTCAAATGCACTTAAGCGGTCGGTCGCAATCAAAATACGCTCCTTGCGTCCCTGCGCAGTCACCCGCGTGTAGCAATCTCTAACCTTACCCCGATACTTTACACCGAGCCACGGAAGATCAATTTCTTTTAAGGTATAATTGAGCTGTTTTATTATATCTGGTCGTGAAATCATAATTATCAAACGCTTTTATGCTCTAGCTGGTAATTTCTAATTAGCAATTGTCATTCCTACACGAAAAATGGACTGCTGTGAAATATTATCGGTTAAGGTGTGCACTTGAGGGGCAAGCAAAAGCACAACCGTAGAACCCAGATTAAAACTAGCGATTTCTTGGCCTTTTTCTACCTTAGCTCCCGCATTAACAAAAAGTTCAATTGAACCAACATTTAGTGCGCCGACTATCACGAGCACTACTTGTCCGGCATTAAAACTAAGCACTACGCGCTTATTTCTCACAAAGAGATCTGCCACCGCATTAAGCGAAAGTTGATTAACTGGGAAAAGCTTGCCCGGCAGCGCGACAACACTTGTCACACTGCCTGACAACGGCGCGTGGATGCGGTGATAATCTCCAGGGGCAAGATAGATTGTGGCATATTGTCCGCCTTCTAATTGTTTGGCCAGCGCTTGGTTCTGCAACAGGTCACTTAGTGAATAATTCCAACCCTTAATTTGATGCAAAGATCCCGCCTGGATTTGGCCAAAGGCATTAAGGCAACCATCCACAGGACTGATTAATCCAGGACCAATCGGCCGCACGCCAGGCTTTAAGCGTCGTGCAAAAAACGCTTTAAAAGTCGGATACTCAGTTAAATCTTTCTCTGCTTCAGCGAGTTCTAGCGCATAAAACTTGGCATAAATCGGATATATCAAACTACGCATAAACTTAGGCATTTTAACTGCGGCAATCAATCCAACCAAGTTACTAATCAACTGCTTGGGAATTGTTTCTAATAAAATGCGGACAATGATTTTCATGAAGTTTGCATGTGGCTTAATTTCTTGCGAATGTTATTTACTCGCAGCAGTTGATTGTCAGCGACTCTTAGTCAGCGCTAGCTTAGCTTGGGCAATTGCTGCCTGGCTTTCTTCACTAAGCACTAGGCGGCCACTAATTTCAGCGCGTTTTTCCAATAAGTCACTAAGCGAGTCTGCCCGATTTAAAGTTAGGTTTTCCCAAATTACGGTTTTTAATTCTTGCATCGCCGGCGCACTAAACTCGGCAAGCTTGGCAGCAAAATTAATGACATTTAAATCTAATTCGGGAACGGAACTTGCTAGATTCTGATACAGTCCGTGTGCCAAGCACCACTCGGCACTACGCCAATCGGCGTCAATTGCCAGTGCCGCATAATTTGCGCGACCCACTTTATTCTCTACAACGGGACCAATCACAAAGGGCCCAATTCCGAGAGCAAGTTCGCTCAAGCGCACGCTCGATTCTGTCGTAGCAAAAACATAATCGGCAGCAGCAATTAACCCCACACCGCCGCCAACAGCCTTACCCTGCACACGCGCAATAATTAATTGTGGGGCAGCTTGCATCGCCAGAATCACTTCGGCAAATCCAGAAAAAAACTTCTTCCCAGCAGCGGCAGTTGAAATCGACACTAGTTCATCAAAAGACGCCCCCGCACAAAAGGCGCGATCCCCTGCACTTTGTAAAATAATTACTTTTGTAGCAGGATTCTTAGAAATATCGTGAATTGTTTGCGCTAAGGTCCGTAGCGCCACACTACTCATGCTATTACTGCGTTCCCCTTGGAACGTAATTTGCGCTATCCCTGACTCGAGTTTAGTTTCCACTTTGGCGTTAGTTTGCTGATCCACTGCGGACCTCCCTGATATAGCTCTATCTCGCAAATGAATTAGGATTTATAGTAGCTTGCATAACTTAGCTTACAAATTAGCACGGTTGTAAATTCTGCAAGCTACTATAAGGCCGACCGGAGGGAGGCAAAGCAACAAATAGTGCGCTGCAGATCCTCCGCATTACAAGCTAACTTATGCGGCGCACTATAGCAATCTACGTAGTAGTTCTAAGGACTTACCACCCTCCCGCCGTAAGGACACCGTGAGGACCTTGTCGCGGGGGGGGGATTATAGGTCACGATTTATGAAGAATCTTAACAATACAGCTAAGGTTTACAGTCAAGGTTAGTAAGGGCTCTCTATGCCTAAAACTTGGGTCCCCAAATTACTTTTTTGCGCGATCTTTTTCTGCAATTCAGCTGCAAATGCCGACCAAAGTAAGCGACTCAGTCAAATTGCTTTTGACAGATCTCAACAAACCCATACCGACAACTTCGCAGCACAAAATGCTTTACCAACTGAGAATGGCAATCAAGAAGCTTTGATTGCCGCTGCGCGCGCTTCACTGATTGTAGCAAAATTGGGTGATGATTTAGGATCTCCTAATTATATTACAGCAAATCTTAAAGGACAGAATCACGACACAAATAACCCGACGCAACTTTCTTCCACAAGGAAATGGCGAAGTCAGGGTCCAGACTGCGCTAACCCAAAAGACACTGAAGATCTTTGCAGCAAGGCCCGAGC
This bacterium DNA region includes the following protein-coding sequences:
- a CDS encoding DUF1330 domain-containing protein, coding for MYTIIVGLNVVNEEEYKLYREGMTPMVHAVNGYFRYDFKILETLKTEATHPINRLFLLSFPSKTVSEQFFADPKYLEVRRAHFDKAVKGRTQLAQIGE
- a CDS encoding phosphoribosylaminoimidazolesuccinocarboxamide synthase, with translation MISRPDIIKQLNYTLKEIDLPWLGVKYRGKVRDCYTRVTAQGRKERILIATDRLSAFDVVLSSIPFKGAVLSGIAKYWFDQTRHIVPNHVLSTPHPNVFIGHELEIVPIEVVVRAYLTGSAWRDYEAGRAVSGIELPRGMKKHQAFAQPILTPSTKEAVGKHDLPIASNEIVKRGITTSAIWGEICEKALKVFAIGQKLSQERGLILVDTKYEFGILRKPGGAVEVYLADEIHTPDSSRYWIADSYADRFAAGEDPEMLDKEFLRRWLIARGYMGEGVPPILPDDFRVEIAERYLDLYQRITGQSFDASVGDTEQEIAAVLQSLGELSQ
- the psd gene encoding phosphatidylserine decarboxylase (Phosphatidylserine decarboxylase is synthesized as a single chain precursor. Generation of the pyruvoyl active site from a Ser is coupled to cleavage of a Gly-Ser bond between the larger (beta) and smaller (alpha chains). It is an integral membrane protein.) produces the protein MKIIVRILLETIPKQLISNLVGLIAAVKMPKFMRSLIYPIYAKFYALELAEAEKDLTEYPTFKAFFARRLKPGVRPIGPGLISPVDGCLNAFGQIQAGSLHQIKGWNYSLSDLLQNQALAKQLEGGQYATIYLAPGDYHRIHAPLSGSVTSVVALPGKLFPVNQLSLNAVADLFVRNKRVVLSFNAGQVVLVIVGALNVGSIELFVNAGAKVEKGQEIASFNLGSTVVLLLAPQVHTLTDNISQQSIFRVGMTIAN
- a CDS encoding enoyl-CoA hydratase/isomerase family protein — encoded protein: MDQQTNAKVETKLESGIAQITFQGERSNSMSSVALRTLAQTIHDISKNPATKVIILQSAGDRAFCAGASFDELVSISTAAAGKKFFSGFAEVILAMQAAPQLIIARVQGKAVGGGVGLIAAADYVFATTESSVRLSELALGIGPFVIGPVVENKVGRANYAALAIDADWRSAEWCLAHGLYQNLASSVPELDLNVINFAAKLAEFSAPAMQELKTVIWENLTLNRADSLSDLLEKRAEISGRLVLSEESQAAIAQAKLALTKSR